A window from Triticum aestivum cultivar Chinese Spring chromosome 6D, IWGSC CS RefSeq v2.1, whole genome shotgun sequence encodes these proteins:
- the LOC123145456 gene encoding 60S ribosomal protein L6, mitochondrial — protein sequence MEAKFFRFLKLVGVGFKARTEREGRELFLKLGYSHEVQFTAPPAVRVFCFKPNIICCTGIDKHRVHHFAGAVRCSKPPEVYKGKGILYIDEVIKLKPGKKQQKK from the coding sequence ATGGAAGCCAAGTTCTTTCGGTTCCTGAAGCTTGTTGGAGTTGGCTTCAAAGCCAGGACAGAGCGTGAAGGCCGCGAGTTGTTTTTGAAACTAGGCTACAGCCATGAGGTGCAGTTCACGGCTCCACCTGCCGTCCGCGTCTTCTGCTTCAAGCCCAACATAATATGCTGTACTGGCATTGACAAGCATAGAGTGCACCATTTCGCTGGAGCTGTCCGATGCAGTAAGCCTCCAGAAGTGTACAAGGGGAAGGGCATACTGTACATCGACGAGGTCATAAAGCTGAAGCCGGggaagaagcagcagaagaagtAA